The Pyxidicoccus sp. MSG2 DNA segment CCGCCTGACCGGGTTTCACGCACCGCACAGCTGTTCGCCTTGTGACGCGAGCGGCACGGACATGTGACGCGTGAATTCGTAAACCGCTCAGCGCGGGAGCCGGGAGGCCCGCCTCCACGAAAGGGACCTGCCGTCATGCGAAGGACCCCGCGGAACGCCGTGGTGGACGCGAGCGTGTTCCTGCCGTGCCTGCTGGCGCTGTCCGCATGTGCTCCCACGGTGGAGGTGCCCGACGATGCCGCCGCCTGCGAGGGCCTGCGGTGCACGGCGGGCCAGTGCTTTTCCAACGCGGGCCAGCCCATGTGCCGCTGCGGCGACTGGGAGCGGACCGCCGGGATGCCGTGCCAGGTGGCCAGCTTCGAGCAGCCCGATGACCACGGCGGCTCACCCGGGGACGCCACGGTGCTACTCCCGCCGGTGGGGCCCGTGGAGGGGCGCATCAGCGCCAGCCGGCGGGAAGGCCAGGTGGACCTGGACCTCTTCGCCTTCACCTCCGAGGCGCGGCACGTCTACGCCTTCCAGTTCGAGAGCACGCAGCTCAGGTCCGGCGGCGTGCGCCTGCTGGACGCCTCGGGGAGGGTGGTCGTCGGCTTCCTCGACACCTTCGTCCGGGACGGCTTGCGGACCGCCGCGCGGGTCGCCAGCCTGGACGCGGGCACCTGGTACGTGGAGGTCTTCGGCAACGGGGAGACGGGCACGTACATGTACCAACTCACGGACCTGGGCCGGGACGACCATGGTGACACCTTCGCGGAGGCCACCCCGCTCCAGGACGTCCCCCCGCGGCCCTTCACCGTGACGCACGCGTTTCAGGAGGACCGGGACCTCTTCACCTTCCGCGCCGCCCGGCTCCACGGCTATCGCTTCCACTGCGAGCGGCCACGCCGCTCCCCCGTGCCGGAGTCGGAAACCCTGGCACTCCGGCTCCTTGCGGCCTCGGGCGAGTTGGTGGACGAGGCCAGCGGTAGGGATGGAGTGCTGGTGGCCGTGGGTATGGAGGCGCCGGTGGAGGATGACTACTTCGTGGAGGTGCGTGCCCAGGACGTTCCCTTCCTGGCGACGAGCACCTGTGGGTTCGAGGACCTGGGCGTGGACGAACACTCGGACTGGCCGGCCGGCGCCACGCCCCTGGCCCCCGGCGTCCCCGTGCGCGTGGTGCTCCAGTCGGACGAGGACCGGGACGTGTTTTCCTTCACCGGAGAGGAGGGCCACGTCTACAGCCTGCTCACGGAGCCCCAGGGCTTCTGGGGCGCGCAGGTGCTGGACCTCCTGGGGCGGAGCTTGAGGAACGCCAACACCCGGGCGCTGACGTTCCAGCCGGAGGCCACAGGCCCGCTCTTCCTCGAGCTGAAGCCGCTGGAGCCCGCGGATCGCTCCTTCCAGCTCACCCTGGTGGACGTGGGACCGGACGCGAGCGCCGGGCCGCCGCCGATCCCCTGAACGTTCGGGTGCCGGTCATCGACGCAGGTAATGCAGCGAGGTGGCCGGCTCGCCATGTCCCAGCACGATGTGCCAGGCGTCGTCGTGCCACAGGGCCACGATACGCGTCGCGAGTGCGTCGACGGGCCATTCGTGGACCAGCGCCCAGCCCGTGGCGGTGCGTGCCAGCGCACTGATCATCACGCCGGCCCTGGCGCGTGTCAGCGCCAGCAGCCAGGGCTCGCCGCGCGGGCCATCCGCGAGTGCGAAGCCGATCACCGAGCCAAGCTTGCATTCGGCCGAGAGATTGCGCGGCGCGGTGCTGGCGTCGACCACCCACAGTTCGCTGGGGGGAATCAGCTTCGGTGCTGAATAACGCGACAGCGCCCAGAACGGCCGGTAGGGCGTGGCCATGCGTTGAAACGCGACGACGCGCAGCGCAGGGCGGTCCCACCACTGTGGCAGCGCCGCGTCGGACAGCAGGCCGGCTGGCGCGCCCTCCTCGGTCAGCAGCAGGGTCTGACCATCGGCGGTGTTGACGCTCATCGATGCCGTCGGAGCGCCCGGCGAGAAGCGTGGATTGAACAACCATTGCTTCGGCCCCAGGCTGTCCGCCACGTTCCACTGCTCACCGATGCCGAGCTGGATGCGCGCGTCCAGTTGCGGCCAGGGACCGACCGGACGAGCGGGACTGAACGTCGTCGTCGGCCCGGCGGGATCGAGCAAGGGTTCTAGGGCCGTGCGGGTCAGCTGCAGCGGAACGCCCAGATTGAGCTCGACCACGAAGCGCATGTCCGGACCGACGACACGCGCATCGACAGCACGAATGCTCGACTCCTCGTTCTCGATGCGCCGCAAGGGTGTGGCCAGCCCATCGGCTTCGAGGCGCGCGAACGTCAAGGTGCTGCGGTACTTGTGGCGATCGCGGTCGAACACGCCGAGGTGGACGTGGCGCTGATGGAGGAAGAGCCAGAAGCCGGCGACGAACTCGCCGAACTGGAACTCACCGAGCGGCCGAGGTGCATGCATCTTGGGATTCTCCTTGGCTCGCAGCATGCCCGCGTCCATCGCCAGGGTGCGGGATGCGAGCGACGCGTGCGCCAGACCCTACTGCCTCCGGGCCGGCGCGTCTCAGGACACGGGCCGCCGTGTCCTGGGGGCCGTGGCCCTTCCCTGGCGGTCGAGCAACCGCGAGATGAGCGCCGTCCGGGTCTGGACGCCGAAGCGGCGGTAGATGGACTTCGTGTAGTGGTTCACGGTGAAGCGGCTGATCTCGAGCCGGGCCGCGATTTCCTTGTCGCTGAGCCCGTGCAGGAGCAGCTCGAGTGTTTGGCGTTCGCGTGGCGCGATCTGCCCCATCAGGGCTTCATCCCCGGTGGGCACCGGTACGCTGAGCAATGCCGCGCATTCAGTAAGGGAGACCCGGGGCGTCTGGGAGATGTCGAGGTGGTGGCCTACCTGGCCCGGGCGGGCGCGGACCTGAGGCCGGACGCGCTCGGAGGCCCCTGAGCACCGGGCGGCCCCGTCAGTTGGCGGAGCCGCCCCGCATTCACCAGGTGAAATAGCAGGCGTTGGAGCAGTTCTAGCCGTTCACGCCAGGCCTCAGTACAGGTGCGGGTACACGCCTGCGTGGCCAAAGCCGATGATGTCGGCACGGCCGTCGCCGTTGATGTCCGCGGCGGTGCGCGGGTGGTACTCCACGCGCCAGCCTCCGGCGTTGTAGCCAAAGTCCGCCAGCCGCAACTGGGACGGGGCAAAGCCGGTGCCGGTGGACAGCGCGACCCGCACACCCCCATGGCTGAAGCCGATGATGTCGGCGCGGCCATCACCATTGACGTCCGCGGCGGTGCGCGGGTGCTGCTCCACACGCCAGCTCTGGTCGAAGCCGAAGTCCGCCAGCCACAGCTGGGACGGGGCAAAGCCGGTGCCGGTGGACAGCGCGACCCGCACCCCCGCGTGGCTGAAGCCGACGATGTCGGCGCGGCCATCACCGTTGACGTCCGCCAGGGTGCGTACGTGCTGCTCCACGCGCCAGGTCTGGTCGTAGCCGAAGTCCGCCAGCCAGAGCTGGGATGGGGCAAAGCCGGTGCCGGTGGACAGCGCGACCCGCACCCCCGCGTGGCCGAAGCCGACGATGTCGGCGCGGCCATCACCGTTGACGTCCGCCAGGGTGCGTACGTGCTGCTCCACGCGCCAGGTCTGGTCGTAGCCGAAGTCCGCCAGCCAGAGCCGCGTCGGGGCGAAACCGGTGCCGGTGGACAGCGCGACGTACACGCCCGGGTGGCCGAAGCCGACGATGTCGGCGCGGCCGTCACCGTTGACGTCCGCGGCGGTGCGCGGGTGGTACTCCACGCGCCAGGTCTGGTCGTAGCCGAAGTCCGCCAGCCAGAACTGGGATGGGGCAAAGCCGGTGCCGGTGGACAGCGCGACGCGCACACCCGCGTAGCTGAAGCCGATGATGTCGGCGCGACCATCGCCGTTGAGGTCCGCGGCGGTGCGCGGGTGGTGATCCACGCGCCAGCCTCCGGCGCCGTAGCCGAAGTCACGGATCCACAGCGCGTCGCCGTAGAGTTGGATGACGCCCGCGATGTCAGTCGCGCTCAGCTGCCCGTTCCCGTTCCAGTTCGGGTTGCAGTAGTTCATCACCGACTGGAGGTCCCAGGCGCCAATCATCAGGTTGCCATTGGAGCCCTGCGGCGGCTCGGTGCAGGTGGACGGCCGGTCCGGGCGGTTGTGCTCGTGAGCGAAGCCGAGCGCATGGCCAAACTCGTGCACCGCGATGGTGCGGATGCAGTACTCCCGCTGGGACTGGCAGGACGGGCTCCAGTTGGCGAAGGTGAAGTTGAGCTCCATACCGTTGATGAAGCCATTCAGCCGCCTGCCGAGCTGCTTCACGTGAGGCCCCGTGTCCGCAATCAGGATGCGGATGCCGCTGGAGGTCGAGGTGCACGTGCCCCAGCCGATGAAGTCGACCGCCGAGACACTCCCCCAGGTGCTTTCCGTCGCACTCTGCACCCAGCCGCGCTCGGTGGCGTTCGCGGCCGTCGGGTTCTCCCAGCAGACGCTGATGGTCGGAGAGCTCCAGAGCGACGTGTTGTCCACGTAGAGCTCACTCGAGTCCGTCGCGACGGACGACTCCTGTGAAGCGGAGGGAGCGGCTTGCTCGCCGGGGCCACATCCCGCGATGAGGAGGGCTCCCGAGAACGCCAGGAGGAACGGCAGGGCTTTACAGGTCGAAGTTCTCCGCACGGGGCTCTCGCTTGTCTGGACCGGGACGGTCCGGCCTGGAAGCGAGATAAGCAGAAAAACAAGTACTCCTTGCATAAGTAGAATATGAACAATGCGTGACGGCGGAGCGTCAGCTCGCGCGTCACCTTGGCGCCGGTCGGCTCCAGCCGGATGGAAGGCCCGACCGGCTCTTGGGCTTTGCCCGGAGCCAGTTCCGTGTGAACGGCTCAGCGCAGGAGCGTGGCGGGACTCGTCGGCATGGCGAGCGGGAGCACGTGGACGCCGCGCTGAGGCCTCAGTAGCCGTCGCAGCGTCCCGTGCATTACTCCGCCGTCGATTTCTTCGTGCAGGAGCCGCCTGTGCAGTTCGTACCGGAGCAGCTGTATGACGAACAGGTTCCGCCGAAGGCGTCGCAGCCCGTGCCGCCGCAGCTCAGGCCAGAGCATGTGAGCGTGCACTCCACGGCGACCTGCAACTGGCTGCCCTGGTCATCCGTCACCAGGTATCGCGCCGTTGAGACCTTCTGCTGTCTCAAGGATTGGCGTGTCTCTACCTCGCCGAGCTGCTCGTATCGGACGTTCCCGCGTTCCAGCCAGACCTTGAGCCGAGGCTCGGTGGCATCCGTGACGGTCTTGCCGTCACACTGTCCGGGCTCGGCCCACGCGCCTGCGCCCACCAGCAGGGGGATGATCAGCAACCAGTTCTTGAGGCGCAGCATGGCAGGATTACTCCGCAGTCGACTTCTTCGAGCAGGAACCGCCAGTGCATCCGGAACCGAAGCATGAGTAGGAAGAACAGCCTCCACTCCAGGCATCGCAGCCACTGGGACTGCAGCTCAAGCCAGAGCACGTGAGTGTGCACTCCACGGAGACCTGCAACTGGTTGCCCTGGTCATCCGTCACCAGGTACCGCGCCGTGGAGACCTTGGGCTGCCTCAAGGACTGACGTGTCTCCACCTCGCCAAGCTGCTCGTATCGAACATTCCCACGCTCCAGCCAGGCCTTGAGCTGAGGCTCGGTGACGTCCGTGACGGTCTTTCCGTCGCACTTCCCCTGGTCAGGTGCAGCCTGCGGAGTTGGCTCCTCGGCCTGCGCACCCACACCCGCCAGCAGGGGAACGATCAGCAACCAGCCCTTGAGACACTTCATGGATGAGTCTCCGCGTCATGGTGTTTGCAGCGATTGAGGATAATACACGTTTTGCGAGGATGGCGATAGCTTTGCTGCGATTCTTCACGGGCAACTTGCTGGGGTCTGCAACCGCAAATCAGAACGCGTAGCTATGCGCCCAGAGCCGTGTCACATGACCGCGCTGCCCCGGGCGGCCCGTCTCTGCGCGGGTGAGGCCCCCGGGTGTGGTCTGCTCACTCGGGTGGACCTCGTCGGCGGAGCGACCTCGGCCGGAGCGGTGGACCCCGGGGGCTACGCGCGCTCGCTCGGAGTGCACCAGTCCGCGGCCCGGGCGCTGGAGGACGCTTCACGCTGAGGGGCTTCGCTATGACTCGGGGCTCGGGCCACCCGCCGAAGGACAGCTGGGGTACCTGTCGCTGGTGAGGGGATTTGTTATCATTGCAGGTGCAACACCGATACTCCCCACAAGGAGCACGCCATGACGCTGTCCCGTTGGGTCGTTGGGCTGTCCGCGTTGGTTGTCAGCGCTTGCGGTGGACCGGCCACCCAGGAGTCAGGGGAAGGGGAGCCCGCGGCCGCGGTGAGTACGGTGGAACAGCGGCAAGAGGAGCCCGGTGGGGGCACGCGGTATGGCCAGCACAGGACCTACTACAGCAGCGCGGCCAAGACGACCTGGGTGGGGGCCTGGCACTACGACTGCAATGGGTACGTCACGCAGTCGGGCCAGGTGACTCCCTACTATACGGATACGTCTTTCATCTGCCCGTAGGCGGGGCTGAGTCTTTCCGTGTCCGAGGGTCCCGGTGCTCGCGGACGGCGCGGCGCCGGGGTCAGCGGTGGCGTGTGCCACGCGCATCGCGTGGGGGGCGCAACCCGTCGATGAACATCTCGGTGAGGCGTGGAATGCGCTTCGTTCCCGACGAGTCCTGCGCGGCGGAGAGCGAAATCGCCATCGCCATGCACACCACATCGTCCAGGCGGATGTCGCCGCGAACCTCGTCCGCGCGCTGCGCTGCTTCCAGCAGGCGCTGTCCCTCTGCGGTCGTCGCGTGACACCCCTCGGTGCCACTTCGCAGGACGATGCCCAGTGACGCCGCGAGCCCCTGGTAGATGCCCGCGTAGTGCACGAGCTCCTCCAGGAACACGCGCAGGGCTTCCAGCGCGGACAAGGACGCCGAGCGCTCGCGGCTGTGCTTCGCGAGCGTCAGGAACCGCTCGTCGCACGTCGCACCGAGGAGCGCCTCGCGCGTCGGGAAGTGTCGGTAGAGCGTTCCAATGCCGACCTCCGCCCGCTTCGCCAAGTCATTGAGCGACGCGTCCGCGCCGCGCTCGGAGAACACGGCGTCGGCCGCCGCGAGCAGCCGGTCGCGATTGCGCCTCGCGTCCGCGCGCATGGCGCCGCCTGTCTTGTCGTCCGACGCATTTCTCGGGAGCTTCGCTGCCACTTGAAAAACGGAGCATAGCTCCGTATTTAAACGGAGCAACCCTCCGTTTATTGAAAGAAAGGCAGGCCGTGATGGCGACCCAGGGCAAACGCGTGCTGGTGCTTGGAGCGACGGGACAACAGGGGGGCGCGACGGCGCGCGCGTTGCGCAAGGACGGCTGGAGCGTCCGCGCGCTCGTGCGAGACCCTTCGAGCGCGAAGGCCCGGGCGCTGGAAGGGAAGGGTGTGGAGCTGGTGCGCGGTGACCTGGGGGACCGCGCGTCGCTCGACCGCGCGCTCGTGGGTGCGTACGGTGTCTTCAGCATCCAGCCGAGCTCGGGTCAGCCGCAGTACGGCGTCAGTGACGACGACGAGTTCCGCTTCGGAGTGGGTGTCGTGGAGGCGGCGAAGGCCGCGGGCGTCGAGCACTTCGTCTACACGTCGATGGCGGGCCTGCGCCCCGGCACGGGTGTGGGCCACTTCGAAAGCAAGTGGAGGATCGAGGAACACGTCCGCGCGAGCGGCCTCCGCGCGACCATCGTGCGGCCGTCGGCGTTCATGGAGCTCCTGCTCGAGCCGCATTTCGGACTGGCGCAGCGCGCACTCCGGTTCTTCGTGCGGCCGGACCGCACGATGCAGTTCATCGCGAGCGACGACATCGGCGTGCTCGTCGCCCGGGTGTTCGCGGAGCCCCGCGCGCACGCCGGAACCACCCTGGAGCTCGCGGGGGACGAGCTCACCGGGAACGAACTGGCGGAGAAGATTGGCCGGGCCACCCACGAGTCCATCTCCTACGCGCAGTTCCCTCCCGAGTTCCTGGCGCAGAGCGCGCTCTTGCGCCGCCTCGTCGAGCTTGTCGATGAAGGGATTGCGGTCGGGAACGCGGACGTCCCGGCGCTGCGGCGGCTTTCGCCGGAGCTCCTCACGTTCGATACGTGGCTGGAGCGCGGGGGCGCGGCGGAGATCCGGGCCCGCTTCGCGGCCTAGCTCGCTCCGCGTGGCATACGCGTCCCCGGTCCGCTCCACGGAGCCGCGTCCCTGCACGGGCCCTGGCGGTCGAATGAACCCGGCCTCGTACGTTCTTCTTCTGCCAGGAGCGACAGTCAGGTGGCCTCCACGACCCGGGATCTGGCAAAGCGAGGGGAGACCGTGTTCGACCATGCCTCAAGGTTGTTCCGCGTCACGCTCTGCGCCGGAGCCTTGCTGGCCATGGCCTGCATGCCCGAGGAGCCCCCTCCCTGGGAAAAGGGCCCGCCGGGCGCGCCAGCTTGCACGGACACGCCTGGATGGACGGCAACTGGCTCGATGACCCAGGCGCGTGAGGCGCATACCCTCACCGCGCTCGCCGACGGGCGCGTCCTGGCCGTGGGCGGCCTCTACGGTGATGGCACCGCGACGGCCGCCGTCGACCGCTACGACCCCGGCACGGGTGCCTGGACCAGCGTCGCGTCCCTCCCTTCTCCGCGCTGGTCCCACGTCGCCGTCCTCCTCCCGGACGGAAAGGTGCTGGTCGCTGGCGGCTTCGATGGCACGGACGCCATCACGTCCTCCGCCGTGCGCCATGACCCCGCCACGAACACCTGGTCCTCCATCGCACCGCTCGGGCGCTCGCGCGCCGGAGCCGCCGCGGCCGTGCTCGCGGATGGGCGTGTCCTCGTCATCGGCGGGACCAGCCAGAACCTCGACCCCGCGACGCCGCGAAGCGCCGAGGTGTATGACCCCGCCACGGGGACGTGGACGCCAACGGGGATGATGCTCCGGGCGCGCCCGGACTGGCACACGGCCACCGCGCTCGAGGACGGGCGCGTCCTCGTCACGGGTGGCGACGCCTCCTCCGGCTCCCAGAGCGAACTCTATGATCCGGCCACCAACTCCTTTGGCACTGCCCGTACGCCTGTCGTCACCGGGCGCACCGGCCACACCGCGACGAGGCTCCTGGACGGCCGCGTGCTCCTTGCCGGTGGAATGACCTCCTCCGGCGTCACCCCGCGCGCGGAGCTCTACGACCCGGGGAGTCATGTCTGGAGCGAGACGGGCAGCCTGTCCACGCCTCGGCGGGAGCATGTGGCCGTGCTCCAGGGGGACGGCTCGGTGCTGGTCGCCGCCGGCGTCGGAGATCGCACAGGGGATATCTGGGCCACCAGCGAAGTGTTCCATCCGCTCCAGGGCACCTGGAGCCCTGGCGCGAGCCTGTCCGAGCCGCTCGCGAACCCGAGCGCGGTCCGCCTTGCGAATGACCAGGTGCTGCTCTCCGGCGGCAAGAACCTGGGCGGCAAGCGGCCCATCGCCTCCCTCTCGGGGGGCACCTTCTGTCCCGTCACCAGCAGCGAGTACCAGTTCCCGCTCGAGACCGACCCGCGTGTCACGACGTTCCAGCAGGTGCAGTACCAGGCCCGCCTGTACCGTCCGGAGACGCTCACCCCAGGCAGGCGCTATCCGCTGGTGGTCTTCATCCACGGCCGCCACCCGCCCTGTGGCACGGGCTCGAACCCGCGAGTCGATGACAAGGGGTTCGTCACCGGGGCCTGCCCACCCGGCTACACCGAGGTCCCGAACCACGCGGGCTACGGCTACCTCGCCAATGAACTCGCTCGCCGGGGCATCCTCTCGCTGTCCGTGAACTGGAACCGCCTCTTCCAGCTCCCCGACTCCGACGCCGACGATGCGCTGTTTGTCGGCCCGCTGGTGCTTCAGCACCTGGTGAAGCTCACGCGCTGGCACGCCGGGCTCGAGCCCACACCGGCCTCGTTGGGAGTGAGCCTGGCCGGGCAGCTCGACTTCTCGAATGTCATCCTGGTTGGCCACTCACGTGGCGGCCCGATTTCCTTCTACGTGAGGGACCAGCTACCGGGCTGGTCCGGGCTCGCCGAGCCCGTGACGGTGAAGGGCCTCTTCTCCATTGGCGCGGTCGACGCGGACAGCGACTACCAGCGCCGCGAGCCTCGCAACACGGCGAGCGTGCTCCTCATCCCCATGTGCGACCGCGACGGCGGCTACACCTCGGTGGCGATGTTCGACCGGCTCCTGATGAAGCAGACGGCCTCGCCCGAGAGCAACCCGAAGTTCAAGGCGACCTACGCCGTGTGGGGCGCGAACCACAACTTCTACAACACCGAGTGGCAGCAGTCCGAGAGCCTCGGATGCAGCGGCCACCCAGCCCTCTTCGAGCCTGCCGCGATGGGCTCGGTGGTCCAGCGCCAGACGGCGGTGCGCGCGCTCGTCGCCTTCGCGCTCGGTACGCTCGGCCCCGCACCGGATGCCACGCTCGCCGGGCTGTTCGATCCGGCGACGTTCCGCGAGTCGGAGTGGCCGCGCATCGACCGTGGCTACATCGACGCGGCAAGCCCGACCTACAGCCGGGAGCTGGAGAACTTCTCCAGGCCCACGGGCACGAACATGAGTGGCGCCGCCAATGCCAGCGCCAACATCACCCTCACGCACATCCCGATAACGGGCCAGCCCGGCATGTTCGTCCACCCGGGGCCCTATTTCGGAGACCCGGGCCTCCGGTTCGCGCGCATCGGCTGGTCCGCGGCCGGCACGGGCACGTACTTCCAGTCCCACTTCTCGTCCCCCGGCACGGGTATCAACCTGAGCGGCTTCTCCACGCTGGACTTCCGCGTCGAGCGCGTGCCCGAGTCGGCGCTGAACAGCAGCACCTTCCCGACCTGGTTCGAGGTGCAGCTGGTGGGGCCGGGTGGGGCGCTGTCGAACCGGGTGCCGATGCTGTTCCGGGCAAGGCTGACCGAGCCCGTCGGCGCTGCCATGGTTCCGCTGCTGAAGTACCTCGCCTTGCTCCAGACGGTCCGCATCCCGCTCAGCAGCTTCACCGGCGTGCCACTGACGTCGGTGCGTGGCGTGCGCTTCACCTTCTCCGGCTCTCCGAGCGGTGAAATCTATCTCGCCGACCTCCGCGCCGGGCGGCCCGCGCCCTGATGGGACGGAGCCGCGGCTGCCGAGGCCCTCTCCGAATCTCACCCCTCGACTGAACTACAAGCTGTCGACACGCAGCTCGTAGGGACCGAGGCGCAGGGAACCGTCCAGGGCGGCAGGCAACACGCGGATGAGGACCGGCCCGGTGGTCTGTGGCCTGAGCGTGGTGCCGAGGGGCGAGGGAACGGGGAGCCCCGTGAGCGCGTCCACCGCCGAGTACCGGATGGTGAAGGTCGTGTCCAGCCGCAGGCGGTACTCCACACCCTGCTGGAGCGTGACGACGAAGACGTCCTCGTCGATGGCCGCCTCGAAGACTCCCGCCATGGCGCTGCCGAGCGTGAGCGGCGTGGCCTGCGCGGCCTGCCACGAATGGTCGTCGAGCACCACCTCCTCCAGCCGGATCGTGTACGTCTCGAGCCCGTCGATGGCGAGGCCCACCGTGCCGGAGGCCGAGACGTCGAAGATGAAGTCGTGCGGCAGGGGGGACTTCACGTCCCAGCCCATCCGGTGTCCATTCAGCAGGGTGACGTTGCAAAGGCCGATGTTGTTGCCCACCTCGGGCACGCAGACGAACCGGTAGAACCGCCCCGGCTCCGCTGGCAGGGAGAAGACGTCCCGGTCCTGGGTGCCCTGTCCCCGGCCGCTGACCGTCACTCCCTGCGTCAATGGCGTTGCGGTCTCCAGCGTGTCTCCGTGGTCGTCGAAGCCCAGGTTCTCCGCCTCGAAGGTGAAGTCGTTGGCGGCGCCCCGCACCTCGAGGAAGAAGGTGCCGGACGTCGCCAGGCGGTGGGAGATCAGCGCGGACGGAGTGCGGGCGCTCGCCAGCACCTGCCCGCTTGCGTCCAGGAGCCGCACTTCGTCCCGCAAGGCGTCCGACGGGGGAACACCCAGCCGGGCGAGGATGAACTGCCCGGCCTCGGCGGTGAAGGAGAAGACGTCCGCGTCCTGCGACGTCTCCACGCGCCCACCGAGCTTCACCGGGAGGGTGATGGGCGTGGCCTGCGCCAGGATGTCGCCGTGGACATCCGGTCCGCGGTCTTCCAGCGTGCAGGAGTAGGGGTGGGGCGCGAGCGCGCGAGTCAGGCCCTGGACCTGGACGGTGTAGCGCCCCGCCGCCGAAGCCAGCATCTCCGCGGGCGTGTGGTTGGGCGGGGAGGAGACGACCGCTCCGTCCGCGCTCCGCATCACCAGGGCCAGCGGGTAGGCGGCACCGGCGCGACTGGTGCAGGTGAAGCGGTAGCCGTGTGCCACCAGGGCGTCGAAGGCGAAGACGTCCACGTCGCCGGGCCCATGGAACTCGCCCTGGAGGACGGACCCGGCCTGAATCGGGGTGGCCTGCTCAGGGGTGTCCCCATGTTCGTCCACGTCGCCCAGATTGAACCGGAGCCGGTAGTCATGGACCCCGCTGCCGCGG contains these protein-coding regions:
- a CDS encoding response regulator transcription factor, with translation MGQIAPRERQTLELLLHGLSDKEIAARLEISRFTVNHYTKSIYRRFGVQTRTALISRLLDRQGRATAPRTRRPVS
- a CDS encoding FG-GAP-like repeat-containing protein, producing the protein MRRTSTCKALPFLLAFSGALLIAGCGPGEQAAPSASQESSVATDSSELYVDNTSLWSSPTISVCWENPTAANATERGWVQSATESTWGSVSAVDFIGWGTCTSTSSGIRILIADTGPHVKQLGRRLNGFINGMELNFTFANWSPSCQSQREYCIRTIAVHEFGHALGFAHEHNRPDRPSTCTEPPQGSNGNLMIGAWDLQSVMNYCNPNWNGNGQLSATDIAGVIQLYGDALWIRDFGYGAGGWRVDHHPRTAADLNGDGRADIIGFSYAGVRVALSTGTGFAPSQFWLADFGYDQTWRVEYHPRTAADVNGDGRADIVGFGHPGVYVALSTGTGFAPTRLWLADFGYDQTWRVEQHVRTLADVNGDGRADIVGFGHAGVRVALSTGTGFAPSQLWLADFGYDQTWRVEQHVRTLADVNGDGRADIVGFSHAGVRVALSTGTGFAPSQLWLADFGFDQSWRVEQHPRTAADVNGDGRADIIGFSHGGVRVALSTGTGFAPSQLRLADFGYNAGGWRVEYHPRTAADINGDGRADIIGFGHAGVYPHLY
- a CDS encoding DUF6289 family protein produces the protein MTLSRWVVGLSALVVSACGGPATQESGEGEPAAAVSTVEQRQEEPGGGTRYGQHRTYYSSAAKTTWVGAWHYDCNGYVTQSGQVTPYYTDTSFICP
- a CDS encoding TetR/AcrR family transcriptional regulator, which gives rise to MRADARRNRDRLLAAADAVFSERGADASLNDLAKRAEVGIGTLYRHFPTREALLGATCDERFLTLAKHSRERSASLSALEALRVFLEELVHYAGIYQGLAASLGIVLRSGTEGCHATTAEGQRLLEAAQRADEVRGDIRLDDVVCMAMAISLSAAQDSSGTKRIPRLTEMFIDGLRPPRDARGTRHR
- a CDS encoding NmrA/HSCARG family protein; the protein is MATQGKRVLVLGATGQQGGATARALRKDGWSVRALVRDPSSAKARALEGKGVELVRGDLGDRASLDRALVGAYGVFSIQPSSGQPQYGVSDDDEFRFGVGVVEAAKAAGVEHFVYTSMAGLRPGTGVGHFESKWRIEEHVRASGLRATIVRPSAFMELLLEPHFGLAQRALRFFVRPDRTMQFIASDDIGVLVARVFAEPRAHAGTTLELAGDELTGNELAEKIGRATHESISYAQFPPEFLAQSALLRRLVELVDEGIAVGNADVPALRRLSPELLTFDTWLERGGAAEIRARFAA
- a CDS encoding kelch repeat-containing protein; translated protein: MTQAREAHTLTALADGRVLAVGGLYGDGTATAAVDRYDPGTGAWTSVASLPSPRWSHVAVLLPDGKVLVAGGFDGTDAITSSAVRHDPATNTWSSIAPLGRSRAGAAAAVLADGRVLVIGGTSQNLDPATPRSAEVYDPATGTWTPTGMMLRARPDWHTATALEDGRVLVTGGDASSGSQSELYDPATNSFGTARTPVVTGRTGHTATRLLDGRVLLAGGMTSSGVTPRAELYDPGSHVWSETGSLSTPRREHVAVLQGDGSVLVAAGVGDRTGDIWATSEVFHPLQGTWSPGASLSEPLANPSAVRLANDQVLLSGGKNLGGKRPIASLSGGTFCPVTSSEYQFPLETDPRVTTFQQVQYQARLYRPETLTPGRRYPLVVFIHGRHPPCGTGSNPRVDDKGFVTGACPPGYTEVPNHAGYGYLANELARRGILSLSVNWNRLFQLPDSDADDALFVGPLVLQHLVKLTRWHAGLEPTPASLGVSLAGQLDFSNVILVGHSRGGPISFYVRDQLPGWSGLAEPVTVKGLFSIGAVDADSDYQRREPRNTASVLLIPMCDRDGGYTSVAMFDRLLMKQTASPESNPKFKATYAVWGANHNFYNTEWQQSESLGCSGHPALFEPAAMGSVVQRQTAVRALVAFALGTLGPAPDATLAGLFDPATFRESEWPRIDRGYIDAASPTYSRELENFSRPTGTNMSGAANASANITLTHIPITGQPGMFVHPGPYFGDPGLRFARIGWSAAGTGTYFQSHFSSPGTGINLSGFSTLDFRVERVPESALNSSTFPTWFEVQLVGPGGALSNRVPMLFRARLTEPVGAAMVPLLKYLALLQTVRIPLSSFTGVPLTSVRGVRFTFSGSPSGEIYLADLRAGRPAP